In Fusarium falciforme chromosome 13, complete sequence, the genomic stretch CTAAGAGTGGACAGTCAGGTATAAACACTGCCTGAGCCCGCGTCATCGCGCCCAATTtacttctgcttcttgaagGTCTCCCTCAGAACCCTCACTTCCAGATTTGCAGCCTTACCATCTTGGTTCAGGCTGAAAACGAAGTCATCGGCAGCAACATTCCCATAGTTGACACTGTCAACATTAGACCATTGCTCTGGGGCATCATCCAAGATGTGAAAATTGTTGCCTTTGGAAGTTGTCATAAAGAGCGCCCGATACGAAACGTGACCAGATTTTTTCCCATGAGAAGACGTCGACGTATGGAGATTGGTCACCTGGAGTCGTATGGCTTGCAGTTCTCCATCTTCCACCATGCCTTGTGCTACTTGTTGAATGTCGACGCCTCGGCTGATCCAGCTTTTAACTAGAAGCCCTTCCTCGTCGGCCGTGATACTGATGGAGGAGTTTTCCTGCTTTATGGTTGACGCGTATGTCCCGCAGAGGTTCTCACAGGCTTGGATGCCGCTGATTTTCTCGAGAGCAGGCAGGAGGGATGATGTCACCAATTCTGTGGCTACCTTTATGGCGGGGCCGCTGGTGATGCCAGCCGTCAAGATAGAAAAGGTGATTTGGAAATCCGGAATAAGCACCAGCAACGAATTGTACCGGCCCAGCGAGCCAGACTTTGTGTACAAGTCAATGACACGTCCGTTGGTTATGTTGCTCCTCGTTCGGTGGATCTCCCAGGGACTTCCGACGGACAAGCTCAGTGACGCGGTGTGAGAAGTGGGCTTCATCCAGCGCCTGGTAATGGCCGGAGACAGTTGCCGGTTCTGCAGGACTGCTTGGCCAAAACGAGCCAAATCCAGTGAGGAGGAATACAATCCTGCGGTTCTAGTTGCGGTGTCAGTGGAACCACCAGGACAGAGGAGTGCGAGAGGGGCTAAAAGTAAACTTACGGTGCTTCGTCGCCGGTATCTTGAAACCACGCACTATCGCCGTTGGGAATCACTGGGACATTGTGGGCCGTTGGCCGCTCCGTGCCCGTACCACTGAGACGCAGTGGCTTTACAACAGATGATTGTAGTAGATCGTGATACGATTTCCCGGAGAGGCGTTCAAGTACATAACCCAGAATGCGGTAGGCAGCGTTCGAGTAGACGGGTGTGCTATGGGTGGCGAAGATGGGATGTCTTTGAGTGAAGCCCTCGAAGTATTCTACCCGTGAAGTGTTAGGCTCGTGCGAAACAATTAGAGCAATGGTAAGAGTAGTTTTACCTTTTCGGTTGCAGGGCGGCAGAGTAGAGTTTCCCGCACAATCAGGAACATCCTTTGACGGAAGCTTTGGCAGACCAGCCTCTTCCCTGGGGAAGTCTTGGCTCGCCAAGTCACCATTGCTAACTATCGGAAAGTCAGCTTCATTTCACTAGACTTCCGGCAACCAAGACGTAAGCCACTTACAGTCTCTCCCAATACCAGAAAGATGAGATGCCAAGGAGCCAATGGTTACTTCATCCCAGTCCACAGAGTCAATTGCATCATTCGTACTCTTGGAATGCCCACGTAATTCGGGTATAAAATCTGTGACTGGCTTGTCCCAATGTTCCCACCCGTAGTTGACCAAAAGCATGTAGGCAGTGAAGAGCTTCGAAATGCTACCAATTCGATACACCGAGTCTTGAGTAACATTAAGAGTGCTCCCAGCACTCTCGTTGAGGTTGGAAGACGAGTAATGGAAATCGAACAAGGGAGTGTTGCCGGCATCAGTGGACAAGACCGTGATGGATACTGAATCTTCACCGCTCATCGAACTGGCAAAACCATCATGATCCCGAAATGCCGTGTTCAAGGTGTCGGAAAGGTTAGCAAGAACGGGGTGCATGATTCCCACTGACCCCAGGTTGAGTGGAGGAGGGACCACGGGTCCGAGCAAAGAGAGGCTCATTCTGACGAAGCAGGTAAAAAATGCTTGTAGGTCCTTGAGAGAGATGAAAAGCCGTGAGTGAtgaattataagtttaatatcgATTCTCctatagatttttatatttcatCTTCGGTCAAGCTAATCTGACGTATTCCCGCGTGGCTGGTCTCGCAGCATCCGGCCCGCCATAGCCAAGATCGCCAGAAGCGGTAATTAGGCGGTCCGATACTTGACGCCGAAGACAGCGGACGTTAGACGGTCGATGGAAAGCGGGAATTAAGTGGAGACGGGAATTAGGTGGTCTAGACAATTCGCCATGGCTCAATTCCACCCAGCCGGTGCCCTCAGGATCAAATGGTTTATACAACATTGGCCGTGTAAGATCGCAATTGAGAACACATCCAGGCTACGGTACGAGCAGTAAATGGGGCATTATCATTGAAGTAATCATTGAACGTCGTTTTCAAACTCCCCACCATCAAATAGGTCCTTGCTAATCAAAACAAATGGGTATGGATGTAAAAACTCGTAAATGCGTTGCCCCCATCTCATGAACATATCCAGGCTATAATTGATCATGAATTGCCCAAATACGCTAATCCCTCTGGAAACCACATTAAAACAGGAGAACTCAATAACTCTAGTCGAGACGGCTCTGAAGCAACTCAATCTGGCCGTCAAGCTGCGCAAGCCGCCCAGCAGTATCTTGGTGGGAGCTCGCCGCCGCCACGGCTTCTCGTAGGCTCTGCGCTGCATCGAGGTGGTTCCTAACATGTCGATTATCCGAAGAATCACCTCGATCATCATCCCCCCTTTGTTTTGGGTCTGCGCTGTGCTTGAGAAACGGAGAATGCAGACGAGGTGGCCCCTGGCCCCGAAGGCACATCCAAAAACAGGTACCAGCACATATATTTCGTAGCATTTGAGGTGCGGCATCAATCAGAGAGTAAGATGTGCCGGAGTTCCCTTGAAGCATGGTCTGTTTTGCCCATTGGGCTATTTCAACAACGCCATGGGCTGCACGGAGAGTCTCGGACTCGATGCGTAGAGCGGCAATCTCCCCATCCAATGTGCTTTGTTCCCGAAGACCAAACTTGGAGACACAATCGTCTATTTGCAAGTAACAGTTGAGTTCCAGGCATCTGAGAGCCGCACGACGCAAATTAGTACGTGGATCTGATGCCCCGGACAAAGGGTCGGCTTTAACACCGGCCCGGATTTGTAGATGCGCTGGACAACCAGCCCGCCAGTTTTGAAGATCAGCATAGAGGCCGTCCAAGTCTTTAAGCTTGATCCCCAGACGTCTTGTAGAACCATAGCAAAGAGACTGTGCAATTTTGCGAGCAACCATTGCTAGGCTGAGCATAGTGTCGAGGTAGCCCTCTGTTTTGTTTAAAGATAAATCTTCGGCGATttcggcatcatcatcccggATCCGTG encodes the following:
- a CDS encoding Penicillin-binding protein, putative, whose protein sequence is MHPVLANLSDTLNTAFRDHDGFASSMSGEDSVSITVLSTDAGNTPLFDFHYSSSNLNESAGSTLNVTQDSVYRIGSISKLFTAYMLLVNYGWEHWDKPVTDFIPELRGHSKSTNDAIDSVDWDEVTIGSLASHLSGIGRDFSNGDLASQDFPREEAGLPKLPSKDVPDCAGNSTLPPCNRKGKTTLTIALIVSHEPNTSRVEYFEGFTQRHPIFATHSTPVYSNAAYRILGYVLERLSGKSYHDLLQSSVVKPLRLSGTGTERPTAHNVPVIPNGDSAWFQDTGDEAPTAGLYSSSLDLARFGQAVLQNRQLSPAITRRWMKPTSHTASLSLSVGSPWEIHRTRSNITNGRVIDLYTKSGSLGRYNSLLVLIPDFQITFSILTAGITSGPAIKVATELVTSSLLPALEKISGIQACENLCGTYASTIKQENSSISITADEEGLLVKSWISRGVDIQQVAQGMVEDGELQAIRLQVTNLHTSTSSHGKKSGHVSYRALFMTTSKGNNFHILDDAPEQWSNVDSVNYGNVAADDFVFSLNQDGKAANLEVRVLRETFKKQK